From a single Halodesulfovibrio marinisediminis DSM 17456 genomic region:
- a CDS encoding MogA/MoaB family molybdenum cofactor biosynthesis protein — protein sequence MTKISFTAQRPLTQGQTVFIGRTGEEADLAASLNTSLPPAYFPVGTVLTAVESGSTTPQCLVVQNGYVPSHTGMHSVEGMWVQMLCDVEEGTSCFVTPVKEALSLAWVTLSDKGARVQREDGSGPLIEALVREKYELAYARGYIIPDEELQLRQLITNLALHQKFDLILTTGGTGVAPRDVTPEATLKVIDRRLRGIEQAMMAASLKKTPHAVISRAVAGTLGTSLIVNMPGSTKAVAENLEAVLSAFGHTIAKLQGDPADCGN from the coding sequence ATGACAAAAATTTCTTTCACAGCACAACGGCCATTAACTCAGGGACAGACTGTCTTCATCGGTAGAACTGGTGAGGAGGCTGATCTTGCTGCAAGTCTTAACACCTCCCTGCCTCCTGCATACTTCCCTGTAGGTACAGTACTTACAGCTGTTGAATCCGGCAGTACCACTCCCCAGTGCCTTGTTGTCCAAAATGGATACGTTCCATCGCATACTGGCATGCATTCTGTTGAGGGCATGTGGGTTCAAATGCTCTGCGACGTTGAAGAGGGAACTTCATGTTTTGTGACGCCTGTAAAAGAGGCGTTAAGTCTTGCATGGGTTACTCTTTCAGATAAGGGCGCGCGCGTGCAGCGTGAAGATGGCAGCGGGCCATTGATTGAAGCTTTGGTTCGGGAAAAATATGAACTGGCTTATGCTCGTGGCTATATTATTCCAGATGAAGAATTGCAGCTTCGTCAACTTATTACCAACTTAGCATTGCACCAGAAGTTTGATCTGATTTTAACTACTGGCGGTACTGGTGTTGCTCCTCGTGATGTTACCCCTGAGGCGACTCTTAAGGTGATCGATCGCCGTCTTCGAGGGATTGAGCAGGCAATGATGGCAGCGAGTCTGAAAAAAACTCCTCATGCAGTTATTTCACGCGCAGTTGCAGGTACGCTTGGTACATCACTTATTGTTAATATGCCTGGAAGCACAAAGGCTGTTGCAGAAAATTTAGAGGCTGTTCTTTCTGCGTTTGGTCATACTATTGCCAAACTTCAGGGCGATCCAGCAGATTGCGGGAATTAG
- a CDS encoding amino acid ABC transporter ATP-binding protein produces the protein MISAKNVNKYFYTPEELHALKDVSMDVAAGEVLVVIGPSGSGKSTFLRCLNRLEYANSGSITIEGTEVLDPDCDINEIRAEVGMVFQSFNLFPHLSVIDNITMAQMTVRKRSKKDAEKKGMELLEKVGLAHKYNVYPDQLSGGQQQRIAIARALAMDPKVLLFDEPTSALDPEMVGEVLDVMKNLAKEGMTMVVVTHEMGFAREVADRVVFMDGGQLVEQGTPEHFFTNPEHERTKLFLSQIL, from the coding sequence ATGATTAGCGCAAAGAATGTTAATAAATATTTCTACACTCCTGAAGAGCTTCATGCTCTTAAAGATGTCTCTATGGACGTTGCAGCGGGTGAAGTGCTTGTTGTTATCGGTCCTTCCGGTTCCGGTAAATCCACTTTCCTGCGTTGTCTGAACCGTCTGGAGTATGCAAACAGTGGTTCTATTACCATTGAAGGCACTGAGGTGCTTGATCCAGACTGTGACATTAACGAAATTCGTGCAGAAGTTGGCATGGTGTTCCAGTCATTTAACCTATTCCCGCATTTGAGTGTGATTGATAATATCACCATGGCACAGATGACTGTGCGCAAGCGCTCTAAGAAAGATGCAGAGAAAAAGGGTATGGAACTGCTTGAAAAAGTAGGTCTTGCACACAAGTATAATGTGTACCCAGACCAGCTTTCCGGTGGTCAGCAGCAGCGTATTGCAATTGCTCGCGCATTAGCAATGGATCCAAAAGTTCTGCTGTTCGACGAACCTACTTCCGCGCTTGATCCGGAGATGGTAGGTGAGGTTCTTGATGTTATGAAGAATCTTGCAAAGGAAGGTATGACAATGGTTGTTGTTACCCACGAAATGGGTTTTGCCCGTGAGGTTGCAGACCGTGTTGTATTTATGGATGGTGGACAGCTTGTTGAGCAGGGTACGCCTGAACACTTCTTTACTAATCCGGAACATGAACGCACCAAGTTATTCCTGAGTCAGATTTTGTAA
- a CDS encoding amino acid ABC transporter permease → MMNYTGLDRPKKPGYFLFWKAMFVAICLLGIGFIYAAADFVDYNWRWEQVPQYFWLDKDLEVRSEVEGDVTKIEKTAEGYTLVVQDGGYEEVIKLPSDANVFMMEGDYVYMGDTLAEYRVSKPGILLEATFVTLKVSMLAIVLGIIVGILTGLMRISENPCLRWLAITYVELIRGSPLLVQIFLWYFVAGSLINAMLAKIGLSAIPALWYGVFALAIFTGAYVAEIVRAGVQSVHRGQSEAARALGLSGAQAMRKIILPQAFRRILPPLAGQFISLIKDSSLLGVIAVRELTKATREVISSSLMSYELWISCTLMYLVLTFALSVAIQYLERRAVR, encoded by the coding sequence ATGATGAATTATACAGGACTCGATCGTCCTAAAAAGCCGGGGTATTTCCTGTTCTGGAAAGCCATGTTTGTGGCAATTTGCCTGCTTGGCATCGGCTTTATTTACGCTGCTGCAGATTTTGTAGACTACAACTGGCGCTGGGAACAGGTGCCGCAGTATTTCTGGCTTGATAAAGATCTTGAAGTACGCTCCGAAGTCGAAGGTGATGTAACTAAAATTGAAAAAACTGCTGAAGGCTACACGCTTGTAGTACAGGACGGCGGTTACGAAGAAGTTATTAAGTTGCCTTCAGATGCTAATGTTTTCATGATGGAAGGTGATTACGTATACATGGGTGATACTCTTGCTGAGTATCGCGTAAGTAAGCCGGGTATCTTGCTCGAAGCGACATTCGTAACACTTAAAGTATCCATGCTGGCCATTGTTCTTGGCATTATTGTAGGCATTCTCACAGGCTTGATGCGTATTTCAGAAAATCCATGTCTGCGCTGGCTTGCTATCACCTACGTTGAACTTATTCGTGGTTCTCCACTGCTTGTTCAGATTTTCTTATGGTACTTTGTAGCTGGTTCTCTTATCAACGCTATGCTTGCTAAGATTGGTCTGAGCGCTATTCCTGCATTGTGGTACGGTGTGTTCGCACTGGCTATTTTTACAGGCGCATACGTGGCAGAAATTGTTCGAGCTGGTGTCCAGTCGGTTCATCGTGGGCAGAGTGAAGCAGCACGTGCACTTGGCTTATCTGGCGCACAGGCTATGCGTAAGATTATTCTTCCACAGGCATTCCGTCGTATTCTTCCTCCACTTGCGGGGCAGTTCATTAGTTTGATTAAGGACTCATCACTTCTTGGTGTTATTGCAGTCCGTGAACTTACCAAAGCTACTCGTGAGGTTATCAGTTCGTCTCTTATGTCGTACGAACTCTGGATTTCCTGTACTCTTATGTACCTTGTACTTACCTTTGCCCTTTCTGTGGCTATTCAGTACCTTGAAAGGAGAGCTGTACGATGA
- a CDS encoding transporter substrate-binding domain-containing protein, which translates to MKFVKVLMVLALTFMLAAPASAADIELAKQSTINKILKSGELRVGFDASYAPFEITDKNGRYIGFDIDLAKELAKAMGVKFVPVNTDFDGIIPSLLSNKFDVIISGMTLTQQRNLQIGFSNPYFLMGQGVMVSNKLQGKIARYKELNDPKYVVVSRLGTTGEEAVKKYLPKATYKSFEKEVDCGMEVIAGRADAFVFDIPALENIASVQGKGKVFVLNDPFTFEPMAIGYKQGDPDFANFLNNFIFQFKNDGRYQRLYDKWFRSEAWKSQLKK; encoded by the coding sequence ATGAAATTTGTAAAAGTACTTATGGTGCTCGCATTAACCTTTATGCTTGCAGCACCTGCTTCTGCGGCTGATATTGAACTTGCTAAGCAGTCTACTATCAATAAAATTCTTAAGAGTGGCGAACTCCGCGTTGGTTTTGACGCAAGCTACGCTCCTTTCGAGATTACTGATAAAAACGGCCGTTACATTGGTTTCGATATCGACCTTGCAAAAGAGCTTGCAAAAGCAATGGGCGTGAAATTTGTGCCGGTTAACACTGATTTTGACGGCATCATTCCTTCTCTGCTTTCTAACAAGTTTGATGTTATCATTTCCGGTATGACTCTTACCCAGCAGCGTAACCTGCAGATTGGTTTCTCCAATCCTTACTTCCTCATGGGGCAGGGTGTAATGGTTTCCAACAAACTTCAGGGTAAAATTGCTCGTTACAAAGAGCTGAACGATCCTAAATACGTTGTTGTTTCCCGCCTTGGTACTACCGGTGAAGAAGCTGTAAAAAAATACCTGCCAAAAGCAACCTACAAATCTTTTGAAAAAGAAGTAGACTGCGGTATGGAAGTTATTGCTGGTCGCGCTGACGCTTTTGTTTTCGACATTCCTGCTCTTGAGAACATCGCTTCTGTTCAGGGGAAAGGCAAAGTATTCGTACTCAACGATCCTTTCACCTTTGAGCCTATGGCAATTGGTTACAAACAGGGCGACCCTGATTTCGCTAACTTCCTCAACAACTTTATCTTCCAGTTTAAAAACGATGGTCGTTACCAGCGTCTTTACGACAAATGGTTCCGTTCTGAGGCTTGGAAATCCCAGTTGAAGAAATAG
- a CDS encoding amidohydrolase, whose protein sequence is MSQVLLSNALILSMNENREMFVNGDILITDDRITTVGAVAPHEISPDAEIIDCTGSIIIPGLINTHVHLCQQLGRGLGDDVNLLTWLHERTWPYELAMTEEDVEVSALACCAELIRSGVTCFAEPGGQHVDAMGRAVTKAGIRGILARSTMDCGEGIPEDRQETTDETLDIQLDLIKRWNGAENDRIRCWFGLRTIFNNSDELITRTKKLADELNVGIHMHVAEIKEEVEFAHETRGATTVEHLAKLGVLGPNLLAVHTVWLTENEIALFAKHDVKVSHNPGAAMRVLGFAPVPEMLKQGVCVSIATDGAPCNNRMDMIDELYLTALIHKGRTLDPTTVPAETILEMATVNGAKALLWEDQIGSLSVGKKADLAIIKPSLMPGSVPVHDPVSSLVYSMHSSNVTHTMCDGKWLMKDKEIVTFNEASLLKKAQQHADAIRERAGIKLKPRFPVVNVR, encoded by the coding sequence ATGTCACAAGTACTCTTGAGCAACGCGCTCATTCTTTCCATGAACGAAAATCGGGAGATGTTCGTCAACGGCGACATTCTTATTACCGATGACCGCATTACTACTGTTGGTGCAGTAGCTCCGCACGAAATTTCACCGGATGCAGAAATTATCGACTGTACGGGTTCCATCATCATCCCGGGCCTGATCAATACCCATGTCCACTTATGCCAGCAATTAGGCCGCGGCCTCGGCGACGATGTTAACTTGCTCACATGGCTGCACGAGCGAACCTGGCCGTACGAACTGGCTATGACTGAAGAAGACGTTGAAGTTTCCGCCCTCGCCTGCTGCGCAGAGCTTATCCGCTCCGGCGTAACATGTTTTGCTGAACCGGGAGGGCAGCACGTGGACGCCATGGGGCGTGCCGTCACCAAAGCCGGCATCCGAGGCATACTTGCCCGCTCTACCATGGACTGCGGAGAGGGAATCCCAGAAGATCGTCAGGAAACCACCGACGAGACGCTCGACATACAGCTTGATCTTATCAAACGATGGAATGGCGCAGAAAATGATAGAATCCGCTGCTGGTTCGGCTTACGCACTATCTTTAACAACTCAGATGAGTTGATCACCCGTACTAAGAAGCTTGCTGACGAACTAAACGTCGGCATCCATATGCACGTGGCAGAAATCAAAGAAGAAGTTGAATTTGCACATGAAACACGAGGGGCAACAACAGTAGAACATCTCGCGAAACTTGGTGTTCTCGGCCCTAACCTTCTTGCTGTCCACACTGTATGGTTGACCGAAAACGAAATCGCCCTGTTTGCAAAACACGACGTTAAAGTATCCCATAACCCGGGTGCTGCCATGCGTGTACTGGGCTTTGCCCCCGTACCGGAAATGCTCAAGCAAGGCGTCTGTGTCAGCATCGCTACGGATGGTGCCCCGTGTAACAACCGTATGGACATGATCGATGAACTGTACCTGACCGCCCTTATCCATAAAGGTCGCACTCTTGATCCGACTACTGTCCCAGCAGAAACCATTCTGGAAATGGCAACTGTTAACGGTGCTAAGGCCCTACTATGGGAGGATCAGATTGGTTCATTAAGCGTTGGGAAAAAAGCTGACCTCGCCATCATCAAACCTTCTCTCATGCCTGGTTCTGTTCCAGTGCATGACCCTGTATCCAGTCTTGTGTACTCCATGCACTCAAGCAACGTCACACACACAATGTGTGACGGTAAATGGCTGATGAAAGACAAAGAGATCGTAACATTTAATGAGGCATCCTTGCTGAAAAAAGCACAACAACACGCCGATGCTATACGAGAACGAGCTGGAATTAAACTCAAGCCACGTTTTCCGGTAGTCAACGTTCGCTAA
- a CDS encoding efflux RND transporter permease subunit encodes MSLGEWAIRKRVTTLTMTVILIVGGLFAYQSMGRLEDPEFTIKEALVITTYPGATAEEVTEEVTDRLESEIQQLGQLEKIKSVSTPGKSIITVEIKENYDKNTLPQVWDELRRKVGDAQANLPPGANSSVVVDDFGDVYGILYSVTADGYSYKELQDYVTFLRKELLLIPDVAKVTVWGEQQEAVFVEIPRAKLRQLGVTVKSVLDALKQRNLVSDAGNAHVGPEYIRIHPSGGITSVEDLGDIYVTDEGSGKLVYLSDLATITRGYIEPSKKIMRQDSTRALAVGISLASGGNIVDLGDRVTKRIAELDGSTPVGFEIKPVYFQPDYVTKAVDGFAVSLLEAVGIVIVILMIFMGLRSGLLIGAVLLITVCGSFIFMKMMDIQLQRISLGALIIALGMLVDNAIVVTEGMLIRIQQGEDKIAAARAVVAQTMWPLLGATVVAVMAFAAIGLSSDSTGEYCGSLFWVLLISLMLSWVTALTITPLLCEMFLHKGDGDGDADPYGSKLFRAYRGCLRACLNHRWVTVGALLALMFTSGYAMKYVDQMFFPASTQPQFFIDMWKPEGSDISAVSEDLKILEKKLAEDDRVEFTTTFVGSGAPRFMLVYAPEKEYPNYGQVIVTIKDYHDVPVMIEEYRNYTSQTFPEAFFKFKKVRLGPGRDDPIEVRFSGPDLEVLRALSLEAQNIFSENDNARGVRDDWRQKSKVIVPVLNEQAVRRAGLDRPDIANALKAAYVGMPVGVYREGDTLLPIVMRPPEEERSDVGSMNSVQVFSNVSNSMVPLGQLVSEVKTEFKNNSLHRRNRKLTITVSCEAKVGQPTTLFKELRPQIESMKLPAGYTMEWGGEYEDSTDAQAGLFATIPVTIVLMIIITIALFNALREPLIIWLTVPLAIIGVAWGLLAAGQPFGFMALLGFLSLMGMLIKNAIVLLDEINLQIREGKEPFTAVLDASVSRVRPVMMAASTTVLGMLPLLGDAFFVSMAVTIMAGLTFATVLTLIVVPTLYVILFKIREQAA; translated from the coding sequence ATGAGTCTTGGAGAATGGGCGATTCGTAAGCGTGTGACCACGCTTACGATGACCGTAATATTGATTGTTGGTGGACTGTTTGCTTACCAGTCCATGGGCCGCTTAGAAGATCCTGAATTTACTATTAAAGAAGCTCTGGTCATCACCACATATCCAGGTGCGACAGCAGAAGAAGTAACCGAAGAAGTAACTGATCGTTTGGAAAGTGAGATCCAACAGCTAGGTCAGCTTGAAAAAATTAAGTCCGTTTCTACTCCGGGCAAATCTATTATTACAGTTGAGATTAAAGAAAACTATGACAAGAATACCCTGCCTCAGGTTTGGGACGAATTGCGAAGAAAAGTTGGTGATGCGCAGGCTAATTTGCCTCCGGGAGCCAATTCTTCCGTCGTAGTTGATGACTTTGGTGATGTGTACGGGATTTTGTATTCCGTAACAGCAGACGGGTATTCATACAAAGAGCTTCAAGATTACGTAACATTTTTGCGTAAAGAGCTACTTCTCATTCCAGACGTTGCAAAAGTAACAGTGTGGGGTGAACAGCAGGAAGCTGTGTTTGTTGAAATCCCCCGTGCAAAGCTTCGTCAGCTCGGAGTGACTGTAAAGTCTGTTCTAGATGCTCTTAAGCAGCGTAACCTTGTTTCCGATGCCGGTAATGCGCATGTTGGTCCGGAATATATTCGAATTCATCCTTCCGGTGGTATAACCTCGGTTGAGGATTTGGGTGACATCTACGTAACAGATGAAGGTTCCGGCAAGTTGGTGTACCTGAGTGACCTTGCGACTATTACCCGTGGATACATTGAGCCATCTAAAAAGATAATGCGACAGGATAGCACGCGTGCTCTTGCTGTGGGTATTTCTCTGGCTTCAGGTGGCAACATCGTAGACCTTGGTGACCGCGTTACAAAACGCATTGCGGAGCTAGATGGTTCTACCCCTGTCGGTTTTGAAATTAAGCCGGTCTATTTCCAGCCGGATTATGTAACAAAGGCTGTTGACGGTTTTGCTGTCAGCTTACTTGAAGCTGTGGGTATCGTAATCGTCATTTTGATGATCTTTATGGGATTGCGCAGTGGCCTGCTTATTGGTGCTGTGCTTCTGATCACTGTGTGTGGTTCATTTATCTTTATGAAGATGATGGACATTCAGCTGCAGAGGATTTCGCTTGGTGCGTTGATTATTGCTCTGGGGATGTTGGTAGACAACGCAATCGTTGTTACAGAAGGGATGCTCATACGAATACAGCAGGGCGAAGACAAGATTGCTGCAGCCCGTGCAGTTGTTGCACAGACTATGTGGCCGTTGCTTGGCGCAACCGTAGTTGCTGTAATGGCATTTGCTGCAATCGGCCTGTCTTCTGACTCCACAGGTGAATATTGTGGTTCCTTGTTCTGGGTATTGCTTATTTCTCTGATGCTTAGTTGGGTCACTGCGCTGACTATTACACCACTGTTGTGCGAAATGTTTTTACATAAAGGTGATGGTGATGGTGATGCCGACCCGTATGGTAGCAAACTTTTTAGAGCATATAGAGGGTGCTTGAGAGCGTGCTTGAACCATCGTTGGGTGACCGTTGGTGCGTTGCTCGCGCTGATGTTCACATCCGGTTATGCGATGAAGTATGTAGATCAGATGTTTTTCCCTGCATCTACTCAGCCTCAGTTCTTTATTGATATGTGGAAGCCTGAAGGATCTGATATCAGTGCTGTAAGCGAAGACCTGAAGATTCTTGAAAAGAAACTGGCAGAAGATGATCGGGTTGAGTTTACAACCACCTTTGTTGGTAGCGGTGCTCCTCGTTTCATGTTGGTGTACGCTCCTGAGAAGGAGTATCCGAACTATGGTCAGGTTATTGTAACCATTAAAGATTACCATGATGTTCCGGTAATGATTGAAGAGTACAGGAACTATACGAGCCAAACCTTCCCTGAAGCGTTCTTTAAATTCAAAAAAGTTCGTCTCGGTCCGGGACGAGATGACCCTATTGAGGTGCGTTTCTCCGGTCCGGATCTGGAAGTGCTCCGTGCTCTTTCTCTTGAAGCTCAGAATATCTTCAGTGAAAATGATAACGCCCGTGGTGTCCGTGATGACTGGCGTCAGAAATCTAAAGTTATTGTTCCGGTGTTGAACGAGCAAGCCGTACGTCGTGCTGGATTAGACCGTCCTGATATCGCAAATGCTTTGAAGGCTGCATACGTAGGTATGCCAGTTGGAGTATATCGTGAAGGAGACACATTACTCCCGATTGTAATGCGTCCACCGGAAGAAGAGCGTTCCGATGTTGGATCTATGAATTCCGTACAGGTGTTCAGCAATGTTTCAAACAGCATGGTTCCGCTGGGACAGCTTGTATCGGAAGTTAAAACCGAATTTAAAAACAACTCATTACACAGACGTAATAGAAAACTGACTATTACCGTTTCTTGTGAAGCAAAAGTTGGACAGCCAACAACACTATTTAAAGAGCTTCGTCCGCAGATTGAATCGATGAAACTTCCGGCTGGCTACACTATGGAGTGGGGCGGTGAGTATGAAGATTCAACTGACGCGCAGGCTGGTTTGTTTGCAACCATTCCAGTAACCATCGTATTGATGATCATCATTACCATTGCGCTCTTTAACGCTCTGCGTGAGCCGTTAATCATCTGGCTTACAGTACCTCTTGCAATTATCGGTGTCGCTTGGGGACTGCTGGCTGCAGGTCAGCCATTCGGCTTTATGGCTCTGCTTGGTTTCTTGAGTCTTATGGGGATGCTCATTAAAAACGCAATCGTGTTGCTGGATGAGATCAACCTGCAAATCCGTGAAGGGAAAGAGCCGTTTACAGCAGTACTTGACGCCTCTGTAAGTCGTGTTCGTCCTGTTATGATGGCAGCAAGTACTACTGTACTTGGCATGCTTCCGTTGCTTGGAGATGCATTCTTTGTCTCCATGGCTGTGACAATCATGGCAGGTCTTACCTTCGCAACCGTATTGACGTTGATTGTAGTACCAACGCTTTACGTAATTCTGTTCAAGATCCGTGAACAGGCAGCATAA
- a CDS encoding efflux RND transporter periplasmic adaptor subunit, translating into MEKLNVKSLFFVLAGLFLLCLQGCNGEGVAKEVVVAKPVKTMIVSGESELVERAFPGTVVAGEKAEIGFRVAGQLSELLVKAGQHVKRGQIIATLDKNDFQTKLRGLDSKLLGARASLQEAKLNYKRNSVLLKDDIVSKATYDSALSVFENARAQVKQLEQEREQARLNLEYTVLRAPFDGVVAQTYVKNFENVQAQQYIVRLDDVGNLDVEVQVPELVIAILQAKNTKMLKKPSVRFAAMPNKLYEGELKEFETTANEQTSTYTVTVSLPQPEGVSIYSGMTAEVIGYFPGGANGNAIGLRVPVSAVAVDSADTPFVWIVQKDNTVKRVSVELGSMQQNEYILKSGLKSGMQIVTAGVHYLKDGQSVRVLQGEIGE; encoded by the coding sequence ATGGAAAAGTTAAACGTTAAGAGTTTGTTTTTTGTCCTTGCAGGACTCTTTTTATTATGCCTTCAAGGCTGCAACGGCGAAGGGGTAGCTAAAGAAGTAGTCGTTGCAAAACCTGTAAAAACAATGATTGTAAGTGGTGAATCTGAGCTTGTAGAACGTGCGTTTCCGGGAACTGTTGTTGCTGGCGAGAAAGCTGAAATCGGTTTTCGTGTTGCAGGACAGTTGAGCGAGTTGCTTGTGAAAGCTGGCCAGCATGTTAAACGCGGGCAGATCATTGCTACATTAGATAAAAATGATTTTCAGACTAAATTGCGTGGGCTGGATTCAAAGCTGTTAGGAGCCCGTGCTTCTTTGCAGGAAGCGAAACTCAACTATAAGCGTAACTCTGTGTTGTTGAAAGATGATATTGTTTCAAAAGCAACATATGACAGCGCACTTAGTGTTTTTGAAAATGCTCGAGCACAGGTGAAGCAGCTTGAGCAGGAGCGTGAACAGGCTCGTCTCAATCTGGAGTATACTGTGCTTCGCGCGCCTTTTGATGGTGTTGTGGCACAGACCTATGTAAAGAATTTTGAAAATGTTCAGGCGCAGCAGTATATTGTCCGTCTTGATGATGTGGGCAATCTTGATGTTGAAGTGCAGGTTCCTGAATTGGTGATTGCTATTCTTCAGGCTAAGAATACAAAAATGCTTAAGAAGCCTTCTGTACGTTTTGCTGCAATGCCAAACAAGCTTTATGAAGGTGAACTTAAAGAGTTTGAGACAACTGCCAATGAGCAGACTAGTACCTATACAGTAACTGTTTCTTTGCCGCAGCCTGAAGGGGTAAGCATCTATTCCGGTATGACTGCGGAAGTTATTGGCTACTTCCCAGGTGGTGCAAATGGTAACGCTATAGGTCTTCGAGTACCTGTGAGTGCCGTAGCTGTTGATAGTGCAGATACTCCGTTTGTGTGGATAGTGCAGAAAGATAATACGGTTAAACGTGTTTCTGTTGAACTGGGTTCCATGCAGCAGAATGAATATATCTTAAAATCAGGGCTTAAATCCGGCATGCAGATTGTGACCGCTGGCGTACATTACCTTAAAGACGGTCAGTCTGTGCGAGTGTTGCAGGGCGAGATTGGAGAATAG
- a CDS encoding sigma-54-dependent Fis family transcriptional regulator yields MPPQNFFRSVTKIICSTLNLQNAITNLYQYLQKNLPVDTINFDIYDDEKRVLHNIISVHEGATRLIADLTINESIHQKFMRTAADVNMLSGYIPNSNDEDITRKVSKRIGIKDFSGVICYLRIDGELLGVATFARSKVHAFSEEEIDTLSSLNDPLTIAMVNALRFDELKAVKDQLQDDNKFLQRELAKKAGETVIGARTGLKNTLNMLSQVANTDVPVMLLGETGVGKEVLANALHRMSPRHDKPFITVNCGAIPESLVDSVLFGHEKGAFTGAAQQRKGRFERANGGTLLLDEIGELPPDAQVRLLRVLQEKTIERVGGDTEIPIDARIIAATHRDLKKLVDEGKFREDLWFRLSTFPVVVPPLRERKVDIPLLLAHFLTTCSAKLGVPQPAVTPEGIENLTSYHWPGNVREMHNVVERQIILGQGKPLTFSSLKFSGDSQDSVATTKATATPLVLNSQQAFPTLDEVTRMYIEKALQHCNGKIEGADGAAQLLGVNASTLRHRMRKLGIVFGKKR; encoded by the coding sequence ATGCCGCCACAAAATTTTTTTAGAAGCGTTACCAAAATCATTTGCTCAACGCTCAACCTGCAAAACGCGATTACAAACCTGTATCAATATCTTCAGAAAAACCTGCCTGTAGATACAATAAATTTCGATATTTACGATGATGAGAAGCGTGTATTACACAACATAATATCTGTGCATGAAGGTGCCACACGCCTTATTGCGGACCTTACGATCAATGAATCCATCCATCAAAAATTCATGCGTACCGCTGCTGATGTGAATATGCTCTCAGGCTATATTCCCAATTCGAACGACGAAGACATCACACGCAAAGTCAGTAAGCGCATCGGCATCAAGGATTTTTCCGGTGTAATCTGCTACCTGCGTATTGATGGTGAACTCTTAGGAGTCGCTACCTTTGCACGGTCCAAAGTACATGCCTTCTCAGAAGAAGAAATTGATACGCTTTCTTCCCTTAACGACCCTCTTACTATTGCAATGGTCAATGCTCTTCGCTTTGATGAGCTAAAAGCAGTTAAAGATCAGCTTCAAGACGACAACAAATTTCTGCAACGCGAACTTGCTAAAAAGGCAGGTGAAACTGTTATCGGTGCGCGCACTGGATTAAAAAACACACTCAATATGCTTTCACAGGTAGCAAACACCGATGTGCCTGTAATGCTGCTGGGAGAAACCGGTGTTGGTAAGGAAGTATTGGCAAATGCCCTGCACCGCATGTCACCAAGACACGATAAACCTTTCATCACAGTTAACTGTGGGGCTATTCCGGAATCCCTTGTAGACAGCGTCCTCTTTGGACACGAGAAGGGAGCATTTACAGGTGCAGCTCAACAACGAAAAGGACGTTTTGAACGCGCTAACGGTGGCACCCTGCTCCTTGACGAAATAGGCGAGCTTCCACCGGATGCACAGGTGCGTCTCCTCCGCGTATTGCAGGAAAAGACCATTGAACGTGTCGGCGGCGACACAGAGATACCTATTGATGCCCGAATCATTGCCGCAACACACAGGGACTTGAAAAAACTGGTGGATGAAGGAAAGTTCCGCGAAGACTTATGGTTCCGGCTCAGTACCTTTCCAGTTGTCGTCCCTCCCCTTCGAGAGCGCAAGGTAGATATTCCTCTACTACTGGCGCATTTCTTGACAACCTGTTCTGCTAAACTTGGCGTACCACAGCCGGCCGTAACACCTGAAGGCATAGAAAACTTAACGAGCTATCATTGGCCCGGAAATGTACGTGAAATGCACAATGTAGTGGAACGCCAAATAATTTTAGGGCAAGGCAAGCCGCTAACATTTTCTAGCCTGAAATTTTCTGGGGATTCTCAAGACTCTGTTGCAACTACTAAAGCCACCGCAACGCCTCTAGTGCTCAATAGCCAACAAGCCTTTCCGACGCTCGACGAGGTTACACGCATGTACATTGAAAAAGCCTTGCAGCACTGTAACGGAAAAATTGAAGGGGCAGACGGAGCCGCTCAGCTTCTCGGGGTTAATGCATCCACCCTTCGCCATCGGATGCGAAAGCTAGGAATAGTTTTTGGAAAAAAGCGATAA
- a CDS encoding redoxin domain-containing protein, with amino-acid sequence MVERLSDKLAAVREEFTRMALQSVQDTMNNSAQLLKDSGILDNAKHVGDRAPDFVLKNVQGVPVDSTKLRKAKRLVICFYRGGW; translated from the coding sequence ATGGTAGAAAGATTATCAGATAAGCTTGCCGCAGTAAGAGAAGAATTTACAAGAATGGCTCTCCAGTCAGTGCAGGATACCATGAACAATTCTGCACAGCTGTTAAAGGACTCAGGTATTCTTGATAATGCCAAACACGTAGGAGACCGTGCTCCTGACTTTGTTTTGAAAAATGTTCAGGGTGTTCCTGTTGATTCTACAAAATTGCGTAAGGCAAAACGTTTGGTTATCTGCTTCTATAGGGGCGGGTGGTGA